A stretch of DNA from Candidatus Marinimicrobia bacterium CG08_land_8_20_14_0_20_45_22:
AATTCGCCGCGACGCCGCCAGCCAGTACCAATTTTGGGCTTTGCGTTTCTTCGATAACGGCAAAAGTATTGACTTTCAGCGCATCGACGATCGCTTCCTGATAGGATGCGCAAAGATCCGATAGATGTTCAGCAACCCACTCATCGCCTTTCTGTTTGACTAAATAAAGAATAGACGTTTTGATGCCGCTGAAACTGAAATCGAATCGTTCACTTTTCACTTTTGCTCGTGGGAAATGATAAAATTTCGGATCGCCGTTTTTCGAGGTTTTATCGATCAGCGGGCCGCCGGGATAACCGAGATTTAGAATTCGGGCGGCTTTGTCGAATGCCTCGCCTGCCGCGTCGTCGATTCCTCTGCCGATGATCTGATAATCGCCAAAATCTCTGACGTTCACAATCTGCGTATGACCGCCAGAAACGAGCAGGCAGAGAAACGGATAAGTCAGATTCGGATATGTCAGAAAATTCGCCATGATGTGACCTTCGATATGATTCACGGCGATCAGCGGTTTTCTGGCGGCGTACGAAAGTCCTTTTGCATAGCTAAGCCCTACAAGCAATGCGCCCATCAAACCGGGACCGCGCGTCACGGCAATTCCATCGATATTGGCAAGTGAAATGCCCGTTTGTTCTAACGCTTGCCGCGTCAGGACATCGATCAGCCGCATATGCTCGCGTGAAGCGAATTCCGGAACGACACCACCATATTTTTGA
This window harbors:
- the tsaD gene encoding tRNA (adenosine(37)-N6)-threonylcarbamoyltransferase complex transferase subunit TsaD, with protein sequence MNLLGIESSCDETSIAVLRDGNVLTNIISSQLLHQKYGGVVPEFASREHMRLIDVLTRQALEQTGISLANIDGIAVTRGPGLMGALLVGLSYAKGLSYAARKPLIAVNHIEGHIMANFLTYPNLTYPFLCLLVSGGHTQIVNVRDFGDYQIIGRGIDDAAGEAFDKAARILNLGYPGGPLIDKTSKNGDPKFYHFPRAKVKSERFDFSFSGIKTSILYLVKQKGDEWVAEHLSDLCASYQEAIVDALKVNTFAVIEETQSPKLVLAGGVAANSRLRQVFQEESNRRGIDIYFPALQYCTDNAAMIARTGLEMMKRGQFSDLDVSAVPNLSLVA